In Primulina eburnea isolate SZY01 chromosome 3, ASM2296580v1, whole genome shotgun sequence, one DNA window encodes the following:
- the LOC140825712 gene encoding serine decarboxylase-like: protein MVGTGVDIEAPMAFNGDLGHEKSADLLGVESFDLSAVVAEQVPPVVDSGTHDDGEKKREIVLGKNVHTTCLEVTEPDADDESTGDKEAYMASILARYRKTLVERTKHHLATVMVGTGVDIEAPMAFNGDLGHEKSADLLGVESFDLSAVVAEQVPPVVDSGTHDDGEKKREIVLGKNVHTTCLEVTEPDADDESTGDKEAYMASILARYRKTLVERTKHHLGYPYNLDFDYGALSQLQHFSINNLGDPFIESNYGVHSRQFEIGVLDWFARLWEIEKDDYWGYITNCGTEGNLHGILLGREVFPDGILYASKESHYSVFKAARMYRMESVKVGTLLTGEIDCNDFKTKLLPNKDKPAIINVNIGTTVKGAVDDLDLVIQTLEECGFSHDRFYIHCDGALFGLMMPFVKKAPKVTFKKPIGSVSVSGHKFVGCPMPCGVQLTRLRHINVLSRNVEYLASRDATIMGSRNGHAPIFLWYTLNRKGYKGFQKEVQKCLRNAHYLKDRLIGAGISAMLNELSSTVVFERPRDEEFVRRWQLACEGNMAHAIVMPNVTLEKLDYFLNELLQGRSLWYCDEKVQPPCLAADIGCDNCCCVLHK, encoded by the exons ATGGTTGGGACTGGAGTAGATATTGAAGCACCAATGGCGTTTAACGGAGATTTGGGGCACGAAAAATCTGCGGATCTTTTGGGCGTGGAGTCGTTTGATCTGTCGGCGGTGGTAGCGGAGCAAGTGCCACCGGTGGTGGATTCGGGTACACATGACGATGGAGAGAAAAAGAGAGAGATAGTTTTAGGGAAGAACGTGCACACCACGTGCTTGGAGGTGACGGAGCCCGACGCTGACGATGAATCGACGGGGGATAAGGAGGCGTATATGGCCAGCATATTGGCCAGATACCGCAAAACGCTCGTCGAAAGGACCAAGCACCATTTAG CTACGGTGATGGTTGGGACTGGAGTAGATATTGAAGCACCAATGGCGTTTAACGGAGATTTGGGGCACGAAAAATCTGCGGATCTTTTGGGCGTGGAGTCGTTTGATCTGTCGGCGGTGGTAGCGGAGCAAGTGCCACCGGTGGTGGATTCGGGTACACATGACGATGGAGAGAAAAAGAGAGAGATAGTTTTAGGGAAGAACGTGCACACCACGTGCTTGGAGGTGACGGAGCCCGACGCTGACGATGAATCGACGGGGGATAAGGAGGCGTATATGGCCAGCATATTGGCCAGATACCGCAAAACGCTCGTCGAAAGGACCAAGCACCATTTAG GATATCCTTATAATTTGGACTTTGATTATGGTGCACTTAGCCAGTTACAGCACTTTTCTATTAACAACCTTGGAGATCCGTTCATTGAAAGCAACTATGGTGTGCACTCAAGACAGTTCGAAATTGGTGTTTTGGATTGGTTTGCCCGTCTATGGGAGATTGAAAAAGATGATTATTGGGGATATATCACTAATTGTGGAACTGAGGGCAATCTTCACGGCATCCTTCTAGG GAGGGAAGTGTTTCCTGATGGAATTTTGTATGCATCGAAAGAATCACACTACTCTGTGTTCAAAGCAGCAAGAATGTACAGAATGGAATCTGTGAAAGTCGGGACTCTGTTAACTGGGGAAATAGACTGTAATGATTTTAAAACTAAGCTACTTCCAAACAAGGATAAACCAGCAATCATTAATGTCAACATAG GAACTACTGTTAAGGGGGCTGTTGACGACCTTGATCTGGTTATACAGACGCTTGAAGAATGTGGGTTTTCACATGATAGATTCTATATCCATTGTGATGGTGCTCTTTTTGGGCTCATGATGCCATTCGTCAAAAAG GCACCCAAGGTTACATTCAAGAAGCCCATTGGCAGTGTCAGTGTATCTGGCCACAAATTTGTGGGATGCCCCATGCCTTGTGGTGTGCAACTCACAAGGCTTCGACACATAAACGTCCTTTCAAGGAACGTAGAGTATCTCGCCTCACGAGATGCAACAATCATGGGCAGCCGCAATGGCCATGCACCAATTTTTCTCTGGTACACTCTGAACAGAAAAGGCTACAAAGGGTTCCAAAAGGAAGTACAAAAATGCTTGAGAAATGCTCATTACTTGAAAGACCGCCTCATCGGAGCTGGCATTAGTGCAATGCTCAATGAACTGAGCAGCACTGTGGTGTTTGAACGACCTCGAGATGAGGAATTTGTTCGTCGTTGGCAACTTGCCTGCGAGGGAAATATGGCCCACGCAATTGTGATGCCTAATGTCACTCTTGAGAAGCTGGATTACTTTCTAAATGAATTACTTCAAGGTCGATCGCTTTGGTACTGTGACGAGAAAGTTCAGCCCCCCTGTCTTGCTGCAGATATAGGGTGTGACAACTGCTGCTGCGTTCTTCACAAATAA
- the LOC140825713 gene encoding protein BYPASS1-LIKE-like, whose translation MVGTHLQETSSSSSFGFSIWSRRRDQVHSVESTQEATVQETELEAFQRKVYERFQDLSDANSNDLLSIPWILKLLDSFICCQEEFRIIIFNKKGHSSMPHMDKLILDFFDRSVKALDVCNAIRDGIEQIRQWQKQLQIILCALDKQRGIGEGQFRRAKKALVDLAIGMLDEKESNSTLAHRNRSFGRGNTQREQRSVGHFRSLSWSVSRTWSAARQLQAIGSNLVAPRANEVIATNGLNVAVFTMNCVLLFVMWALVASIPCQDRGLQTHFTVVRQYLWAIPIHSLHERILEESKKRDRRNVCGLLKEIHEIDKRARNMNELTDSVTFPLGEEKENEVRQRVQDLRVVYEAMKEGLDPLERQVREVFHRIVRGRVEGLNSIGRANSHN comes from the coding sequence ATGGTGGGTACACATCTTCAAGAAACGTCTTCATCTTCAAGCTTTGGCTTCTCCATTTGGAGCAGGCGTCGTGATCAGGTCCATTCCGTGGAGTCTACACAAGAGGCCACTGTTCAAGAAACTGAATTGGAGGCCTTTCAAAGAAAAGTATATGAACGGTTTCAAGATTTATCGGATGCAAACTCCAACGATCTTCTCTCGATTCCATGGATTCTGAAGCTTTTAGACTCATTCATCTGTTGCCAAGAGGAATTTAGAATCATTATTTTCAACAAGAAGGGCCATTCAAGCATGCCCCATATGGATAAACTCATTTTAGATTTCTTTGACAGAAGTGTAAAGGCTTTGGATGTTTGTAACGCTATTCGGGATGGGATTGAGCAGATCAGGCAATGGCAGAAACAGTTGCAGATTATTCTGTGTGCATTAGATAAGCAGAGGGGTATTGGTGAAGGCCAATTTCGACGTGCAAAGAAGGCTTTAGTTGATTTGGCCATTGGAATGCTGGATGAAAAAGAGTCTAACTCGACTCTAGCTCATAGAAATAGGTCTTTTGGTCGCGGTAACACGCAGAGGGAACAAAGGTCGGTCGGCCATTTCAGGTCATTGTCTTGGAGCGTGTCAAGGACTTGGTCTGCCGCTAGGCAGCTGCAAGCCATTGGCAGCAATTTGGTGGCTCCGAGGGCGAATGAAGTGATAGCCACCAATGGACTAAATGTGGCTGTTTTTACAATGAACTGTGTTCTTCTATTTGTGATGTGGGCTCTTGTGGCCTCGATCCCCTGTCAAGATCGTGGCCTTCAAACACATTTTACTGTAGTGAGGCAGTATCTTTGGGCCATCCCGATTCACTCTCTCCACGAGAGAATATTGGAGGAATCAAAGAAACGGGACCGGAGAAATGTTTGTGGATTGTTGAAGGAGATTCATGAGATCGATAAACGTGCAAGAAACATGAATGAGTTAACTGATTCTGTCACGTTCCCGTTGGgtgaggaaaaggaaaatgaagTGAGGCAAAGAGTACAAGATTTAAGAGTTGTGTATGAAGCAATGAAGGAGGGATTGGATCCATTGGAACGCCAGGTTAGGGAAGTGTTCCATAGGATTGTGCGTGGCAGGGTCGAGGGTCTTAACTCAATTGGCCGAGCAAATTCTCATAACTGA
- the LOC140825714 gene encoding G-box-binding factor 4-like yields MASSKLMASSASGKSDLKRKLSACSSTSGAIDFLRTDCTSNSHDNLVPLDGFLRNAYGERNPSPDQDHRRSVGEAESCTGTLLNAEITLLDAVGAVSRISDGEEERKLVRKTAEEVWREILAGKKSGQQPKEEMMTLEDFLVKAAAKEEEETAADVKEEKLGGEIYAYKNSGVSGIGIGVGLDVGGLGGGRGRRSLSLLEPLDKVAQQRQRRMIKNRESAARSRERKQAYQVELESMAVKLEEENEQLLIEKEKLTKKRLKQLMDNVIPVVEKQKPPHVLRRVRSMSW; encoded by the exons ATGGCGTCGTCGAAGCTTATGGCTTCTTCGGCTTCTGGGAAATCTGATCTTAAGCGGAAGCTGTCCGCGTGCTCTTCTACTTCTGGTGCTATAGATTTTCTTAGAACTGACTGCACCAGCAATTCTCACGATAATTTAGTTCCCTTGGATGGGTTTTTGAGAAATGCATACGGGGAAAGGAATCCGAGTCCTGATCAAGATCATCGCCGTTCTGTTGGTGAGGCAGAGAGTTGTACTGGTACTTTGTTGAATGCAGAGATCACTCTTTTGGATGCTGTTGGAGCTGTGTCTCGGATTAGCGATGGAGAAGAGGAACGGAAGTTGGTGAGGAAAACAGCGGAGGAAGTTTGGAGAGAGATTTTGGCTGGGAAAAAGAGTGGGCAGCAGCCAAAGGAGGAGATGATGACTTTAGAGGATTTTTTGGTGAAAGCTGCGGCAAAGGAGGAGGAGGAGACGGCGGCGGACGTTAAAGAGGAGAAGTTGGGCGGGGAGATATATGCTTACAAGAATTCTGGAGTTTCGGGAATAGGTATAGGGGTAGGATTGGATGTTGGGGGTTTGGGAGGTGGAAGAGGGAGACGGAGTCTGAGCTTGTTGGAGCCCTTGGATAAGGTGGCACAGCAAAGGCAAAGAAGGATGATTAAGAACAGGGAGAGTGCCGCCAGATCAAGGGAGCGGAAGCAG GCTTATCAAGTTGAATTGGAGTCAATGGCCGTGAAGCTAGAGGAAGAAAATGAGCAGCTACTTATAGAAAAG GAGAAGCTGACAAAGAAGCGGCTAAAGCAG CTCATGGACAATGTGATCCCTGTGGTAGAGAAGCAAAAACCACCACATGTATTGCGGAGAGTTCGCTCCATGTCGTGGTAA
- the LOC140828680 gene encoding UPF0496 protein At1g20180-like encodes MITVLLRTISHFSSSDLKLLLRILQPRITQDVGKIKKFSDREERQEEIKESGKTLINVNDEYLCVVRTKSYVDFFLKVQVFVNPSSSPKNIFHGGFKEILQPGQETITQILESALVSTKSSCDLKSLLLNYFDISAEASKFCSQLLEVLSEIQADYRFINQVMDSITHYSSEQLSFIVPELHSCAILKHPFSYMSKQEFNHIREKHSSAVQHLKSKRKRVARKIKLIKFFNKASGVCATVACGLVAAAAMFLAVHSLTALLMGPALLSLPIQRLKKKIVKYFRFLKYGSLTRTLGLLDVAAKGSYILNRDFDTMSRLVVRLQDEIEHKKTMIQFCLEKREDRLSFEVLKELKKSELGFKKQVEELEEHVYLCLVTINRARTLVIKEICKDH; translated from the exons ATGATTACGGTTCTTCTTCGTACCATTTCACACTTTTCTTCATCGGATTTGAAGCTGCTTCTTCGTATCCTGCAACCAAGAATCACACAGGATGTGGGAAAGATTAAAAAATTCAGTGATCGGGAAGAAAG ACAAGAAGAAATTAAAGAATCTGGTAAAACCCTCATTAATGTTAACGATGAATATCTTTGTGTGGTAAGAACCAAATCCTACGTTGATTTCTTCTTAAAAGTTCAAGTTTTCGTAAATCCATCTTCATCACCGAAAAATATATTCCATGGCGGGTTCAAAGAAATCCTTCAACCTGGCCAAGAAACAATTACACAAATTCTTGAATCAGCCCTTGTTTCAACCAAATCATCATGTGACCTTAAATCCCTTCTGTTAAATTACTTTGATATAAGTGCCGAAGCCTCAAAATTCTGCAGCCAACTTCTCGAAGTCTTGAGCGAAATTCAAGCTGATTATAGGTTCATCAATCAAGTTATGGATTCCATTACCCACTACTCCTCCGAGCAGTTGAGCTTCATCGTACCTGAGCTGCATTCTTGTGCTATTCTAAAACACCCCTTCTCCTATATGAGCAAGCAAGAATTCAATCACATTCGTGAGAAACATTCATCTGCTGTACAACATTTGAAGTCTAAGAGGAAAAGGGTGGCAAGAAAAATCAAActgattaaattttttaacaagGCTTCCGGGGTTTGCGCGACAGTAGCCTGTGGTTTAGTTGCTGCAGCAGCCATGTTTTTAGCAGTACACAGTCTCACGGCTTTACTAATGGGGCCTGCACTCTTGAGTTTGCCTATACAACGGCTGAAGAAAAAGATCGTAAAGTACTTTCGATTCTTGAAGTATGGATCTTTGACAAGAACTTTGGGGCTGCTTGATGTAGCAGCTAAGGGTTCATATATCTTGAACCGAGATTTCGACACAATGAGTCGACTAGTTGTTCGACTTCAAGATGAGATTGAACACAAGAAGACAATGATTCAGTTCTGTTTGGAGAAGAGGGAAGATAGGCTTTCTTTTGAAGTGTTGAAGGAGCTTAAAAAGAGTGAATTAGGGTTCAAGAAACAGGTGGAGGAGCTTGAAGAGCACGTTTACCTCTGCCTTGTTACGATTAATCGGGCTAGAACATTGGTGATCAAGGAAATTTGCAAAGATCATTGA
- the LOC140828681 gene encoding uncharacterized protein, with product MSKAYDRVEWSLISQRYDAENGFPLSIGRFYHDLPLFSEDLERMNSFWWEKSSNNRGGLHWHSWDKLTLHQVIKARYYPRTTFLEAKVGANPSYVWRSIMSTHELIRREARKRMGTGENTKIWGQPWPPDLENPFIESLALKCCRRQQGKLVVDLESEGPYAKARNFLWRTLSSFLSTMVVLQRGRVDVSVWCPICRHEPEDEFHALVSCPFVRSVWSLTFLGSFLE from the exons ATGTCAAAGGCGTATGACCGTGTTGAATGGTCTTTAATTTCTCAGAGATATGATGCTGAAAATGGGTTTCCACTGTCAATTGGTAGATTTTATCATGATTTGCCTCTATTCAGTGAG GATTTGGAGCGTATGAACTCTTTCTGGTGGGAGAAATCGAGTAACAACAGAGGTGGTTTACATTGGCATAGCTGGGATAAACTTACACTGCATCAG GTTATCAAAGCCCGATATTATCCTAGGACGACATTCTTAGAAGCTAAAGTTGGAGCTAACCCGAGTTATGTATGGCGTAGCATAATGTCGACACATGAGTTGATAAGGAGAGAGGCCAGAAAACGTATGGGTACTGGAGAGAACACAAAGATTTGGGGACAACCTTGGCCACCAGATTTGGAAAATCCTTTCATTGAGTCCCTTGCCCTGAAGTGCTGCAGAAGGCAACA GGGTAAACTGGTCGTTGATTTGGAATCTGAAGGTCCCTACGCTAAagcaagaaattttctgtggcggactctttcatcttttctctcAACTATGGTGGTACTACAACGTGGTCGGGTGGATGTTTCTGTGTGGTGCCCTATATGTCGTCATGAACCTGAGGATGAGTTTCATGCCTTGGTCTCTTGCCCATTTGTTCGTAGCGTTTGGAGTCTTACCTTTCTGGGTAGTTTCTTGGAATGA
- the LOC140825715 gene encoding protein PHLOEM UNLOADING MODULATOR-like translates to MSPAPNSWCCLRSLGFGGLGFTAIAYVGIDYLRHISPPWHDRLQPFLWAALAIAAVIRVLFYKHWSLELRAAIPFILSLIFMLSALLFEAISVRSVTAVLGLDWHNATAPLPDVGQWLLLALNEKLPPTVVDILRARIIGLHHFLMLFIMLAFSVLFNSIEAPGLGLGARYMFAMGIGRLLRAIAFVSTILPSPRPWCASARFKVPPQPHRWAQKYYVPYSTDSNAIRHIIQHDFAYAVAGDLGLAFQPDWGAMNFLADFLRPTASEASSSWLNLLKKAGGGCNDLLYSGHMLVAVLTAMAWTEAYGGFSSALIWILVLHSAQREIRERHHYSVDCIVAIYMGIFLWKMTGFFGPTKNTARDRRLNKLAKIQNRLLQAAKDSDMDEVRELLKEVELSSQVGQKPKSKAMWLFSGATIVFTLVMVLLAFTLTSDG, encoded by the exons ATGAGTCCCGCGCCTAACTCCTGGTGCTGCCTCCGTTCGCTTGGTTTCGGCGGTCTGGGCTTCACAGCAATTGCATATGTGGGCATAGATTACCTTCGCCACATATCCCCGCCCTGGCACGATCGGCTGCAGCCCTTTCTTTGGGCTGCGCTAGCTATTGCGGCCGTTATACGAGTCCTATTTTACAAGCACTGGTCTTTGGAGCTACGAGCCGCCATTCCCTTTATCCTCTCGTTGATTTTTATGCTCTCAGCTCTTCTCTTTGAAGCCATTTCTGTTCGATCTGTTACCGCTGTTCTCGGGCTCGACTGGCACAA TGCGACAGCACCTCTTCCTGATGTCGGCCAGTGGTTGCTGCTTGCATTGAATGAGAAATTGCCTCCAACAGTGGTTGATATTTTGAGAGCTCGTATCATTGGATTGCACCATTTCTTGATGTTGTTTATAATGCTAGCATTCTCAGTATTATTTAACTCCATCGAAGCCCCTGGCCTAGGCCTAGGTGCGAGATACATGTTCGCCATGGGTATTGGGCGGCTTCTTCGGGCGATAGCTTTTGTGTCTACGATACTTCCTTCACCCCGCCCGTGGTGTGCATCTGCTCGGTTTAAAGTCCCACCACAACCTCATCGGTGGGCTCAGAAGTATTATGTTCCATATTCTACAGATTCTAACGCTATACGACACATCATTCAACACGATTTCGCATATG CTGTTGCAGGAGATCTTGGCCTTGCTTTCCAACCAGACTGGGGGGCGATGAACTTTCTTGCTGATTTTCTTCGACCTACAGCTTCTGAGGCATCTTCTTCATGGCTCAATCTTTTGAAAAAAGCTGGTGGTGGATGCAACGATCTACTATACAGTGGCCATATGCTTGTTGCGGTCTTGACAGCTATGGCCTGGACA GAAGCTTATGGTGGGTTCAGCTCAGCACTTATCTGGATCCTCGTCTTACACAGCGCCCAACGAGAAATCCGGGAGCGCCACCACTACAGCGTGGACTGCATTGTAGCCATCTACATGGGCATCTTTCTGTGGAAAATGACGGGTTTTTTCGGGCCAACAAAGAACACTGCCAGAGATAGGAGGCTAAATAAACTTGCGAAAATACAAAACAGATTACTGCAAGCGGCCAAAGACTCGGATATGGATGAAGTGAGGGAACTTCTTAAAGAGGTGGAGTTGAGCAGCCAAGTTGGCCAGAAACCGAAAAGCAAGGCTATGTGGCTGTTTTCGGGTGCAACCATTGTCTTCACACTTGTAATGGTACTTCTTGCCTTCACATTGACAAGTGATGGCTGA
- the LOC140825716 gene encoding uncharacterized protein, translated as MAVSVWPAVIITAVNTPPYAASVIVKFPLLSSLQFPKELRILNTRSKSLKCESRPRSLTLVASKKEIFASFDELLERSDKPVFVDFYATWCGPCQFMVPVLEEVSSLMKDKIQVVKIDTEKYPTIANEYKIEALPTFILFVDGKPCDRFEGAMAAEKLIERIETSLQVKQ; from the exons ATGGCCGTTTCAGTTTGGCCCGCAGTCATCATAACCGCCGTGAATACGCCGCCGTATGCCGCATCGGTGATAGTGAAGTTTCCTCTATTGTCTTCTCTTCAATTTCCGAAGGAGCTCCGTATTTTGAATACTCGGAGCAAGTCCCTCAAATGTGAATCTAGACCACGGAGCCTCACGCTG GTTGCATCAAAGAAGGAGATATTTGCTTCTTTTGACGAGTTGTTGGAAAGATCTGATAAACCAGTGTTTGTCGATTTCTATGCAACTTG GTGTGGTCCTTGCCAGTTCATGGTTCCTGTTCTGGAAGAAGTGAGCTCTTTAATGAAAGATAAGATCCAGGTGGTGAAAATCGACACCGAAAAGTATCCCACAATTGCAAACGAGTACAAAATTGAGGCATTACCAACTTTCATTTTGTTTGTGGATGGGAAACCATGTGATCGATTT GAGGGTGCGATGGCTGCGGAGAAGCTCATTGAACGCATCGAAACTTCGCTGCAAGTCAAGCAGTAG